The following coding sequences are from one Nicotiana tomentosiformis chromosome 3, ASM39032v3, whole genome shotgun sequence window:
- the LOC104102979 gene encoding protein NUCLEAR FUSION DEFECTIVE 4-like has translation MSTLNMLTKSENLKLVAKENVELILEYLITPQPKMDLDPDYNPSFKAKINTKWVATVTSIWIQCTSGSLYTFAIYSSALKSSQGYDQSALDVVSVFKDVGANVGILSGLLYSSVTVRRRRFGGPWVVLLAGAVQCFAGYFLMWLTVVGILPKPPLLVMCLYMLLAAHAMTFFNTANVVTAVHNFPNYRGTIVGIMKGFLGLSGAILIQVYQTTFRNRPTAYLLLLALLPPITTVLLMSFVTISQTNEDDEKKHLNGFSSIALVLASYLTAVIIVGNIFSLQLSVRITTFAVLIFLLLSPISVAISAHKEKSYRIVKYLLEQNSPVYEQNRSQTHVVDMGQSHDDYDELPAGADQERDRNEKKTSEWGEDMNLLQAMCTTGFWFLFVTTACGMGSGLATVNNISQIGGSLGYTVLEINTLVSLWSIWNFLGRFGAGYVSDYFLRSLGWSRPLFTAITLAGMTVGHAVIASGLPGALYAGSVIVGICYGSQWSLMPTIASEIFGAGHLGTIFNTITVASPVGSYLLSVWVVGYIYDKEASDEGNLCTGTHCFMLSFFIMAASTFFGALVALALFFRTRNFYNNVVHRRVAAS, from the exons ATGTCAACACTCAACATGTTGACGAAATCAGAAAATCTCAAATTAGTTGCGAAAGAAAACGTCGAGTTAATCCTAGAATATCTTATCACTCCTCAACCAAAAATGGATTTAGACCCAGATTACAATCCCAGTTTCAAGGCCAAAATCAACACCAAATGGGTAGCCACAGTAACCAGCATTTGGATCCAGTGCACCAGCGGCTCACTCTACACCTTCGCCATCTACTCTTCTGCTCTCAAATCTAGCCAAGGATACGATCAATCTGCCCTCGATGTTGTCTCTGTTTTCAAAGATGTTGGCGCTAATGTCGGCATTCTTTCCGGTCTCCTATACTCTTCTGTCACCGTCCGCCGCCGCCGTTTTGGTGGGCCGTGGGTGGTGCTGCTTGCCGGAGCTGTTCAGTGCTTTGCTGGGTATTTTCTTATGTGGTTGACCGTCGTGGGTATTCTGCCTAAACCCCCTTTATTGGTTATGTGCCTCTACATGCTTTTAGCTGCTCATGCTATGACTTTCTTCAACACGGCCAATGTTGTCACTGCTGTCCACAATTTCCCTAATTATAGAGGCACCATTGTTGGCATCATGAAG GGTTTCCTCGGGTTGAGTGGAGCAATTTTAATTCAAGTATATCAGACAACCTTTAGAAACAGGCCCACTGCATATCTTCTGTTATTGGCGTTGTTGCCTCCTATAACTACTGTGTTACTTATGTCGTTCGTAACAATCTCGCAAACAAATGAAGATGATGAGAAGAAGCATCTGAATGGTTTCTCATCGATTGCTTTGGTCCTGGCTTCTTATCTCACGGCGGTAATAATTGTGGGAAATATCTTCTCTTTACAATTGTCTGTTCGCATCACCACTTTTGCTGTACTCATTTTCTTGCTACTTTCCCCGATCTCTGTTGCAATCAGTGCCCACAAGGAAAAGTCTTATAGAATAGTTAAATACTTACTCGAGCAAAACTCACCGGTATATGAGCAAAATAGATCTCAGACGCATGTTGTGGACATGGGGCAAAGTCATGATGACTATGACGAGTTGCCTGCTGGAGCTGATCAAGAGAGAGATAGAAATGAGAAGAAGACTTCGGAATGGGGGGAAGATATGAACCTTCTTCAGGCAATGTGCACCACTGGTTTCTGGTTTTTGTTTGTTACCACTGCATGTGGAATGGGATCAGGGCTGGCCACAGTTAATAACATTAGCCAAATAGGAGGGTCTCTTGGGTACACAGTTTTGGAGATAAACACTTTAGTTTCTCTCTGGAGTATCTGGAATTTTCTTGGTcgctttggagctggttatgtGTCAGATTATTTCTTACGCTCACTTGGTTGGTCAAGGCCATTGTTTACTGCCATTACTCTGGCTGGTATGACTGTTGGCCATGCTGTAATAGCGTCTGGTCTGCCCGGTGCTTTGTATGCCGGCTCTGTTATAGTTGGTATTTGTTATGGATCACAATGGTCACTAATGCCTACAATAGCTTCTGAGATATTTGGTGCAGGGCATCTGGGAACAATATTTAACACCATAACTGTAGCAAGCCCTGTGGGATCTTACCTACTGTCTGTGTGGGTAGTTGGATATATCTACGATAAGGAAGCATCGGATGAAGGGAACTTGTGTACCGGAACTCACTGCTTCATGTTGTCATTCTTTATCATGGCAGCTTCAACTTTCTTTGGGGCTCTTGTGGCCCTGGCCTTGTTCTTTCGGACAAGAAATTTCTATAATAATGTTGTTCACAGAAGAGTTGCAGCTAGTTAG
- the LOC138908384 gene encoding uncharacterized protein: MECHQLVEKITSRIKIGYSRTLSYAGRLQIITAILFCLYNFWEAVFILPRSVLKEVDKQWRDYLWGNKEDGWKIALVSWDKVCVPKKYGGLNIKNCAKWNMASVGKLIWQLTMKQVTLWIRWVHGLCMKDSEDFWSHTPPQDSSWYRRKSNSLKAEMTHWYHNGRYWLTPNGKYSVSSSYQALLNNVQRWKEADLVWSSLLFPRNMFLLWLASRKRLLTKERLGRLQIQIDSTMCELCYDLKEETQRHLFYECGWTTELRDKLETWSGIKIEGKEVLQSIRWIKRRH; encoded by the coding sequence ATGGAGTGCCACCAACTGGTTGAAAAGATCACAAGCAGGATAAAAATTGGCTACTCAAGAACCTTATCTTATGCAGGGAGATTACAAATCATTACTGCAATATTGTTCTGTTTATACAACTTTTGGGAAGCAGTTTTCATACTTCCACGGAGTGTTCTAAAGGAAGTTGATAAACAATGGAGAGACTACCTATGGGGAAATAAGGAGGATGGGTGGAAGATTGCTTTAGTCTCTTGGGATAAAGTTTGTGTCCCAAAGAAGTATGGAGGTTTGAATATAAAAAACTGTGCTAAGTGGAATATGGCTTCAGTGGGCAAACTAATATGGCAACTGACCATGAAACAAGTCACTTTATGGATTAGATGGGTGCATGGATTATGTATGAAAGATAGTGAAGATTTTTGGAGTCACACTCCACCACAAGATAGCAGTTGGTATCGGAGGAAATCAAACTCCCTTAAAGCAGAGATGACTCATTGGTACCACAATGGTAGATATTGGTTGACACCTAATGGAAAGTACTCAGTATCAAGCAGCTACCAAGCATTGCTGAACAATGTTCAGAGATGGAAGGAGGCAGACCTGGTGTGGAGCTCTCTATTGTTTCCTAGGAACATGTTCCTTTTGTGGTTAGCAAGTCGGAAGAGATTACTAACGAAGGAAAGGTTGGGCAGATTGCAGATTCAAATAGACTCCACAATGTGTGAGTTATGCTATGACTTAAAGGAGGAAACACAGAGGCATTTGTTCTATGAATGTGGATGGACAACAGAGCTGAGGGACAAGTTGGAAACATGGTCAGGCATTAAGATAGAAGGGAAAGAAGTGTTGCAGTCAATACGGTGGATCAAAAGAAGACATTGA
- the LOC117278431 gene encoding uncharacterized protein, whose amino-acid sequence MEEKEKKKSVWDNFDIVCEIEIEDIRSEIEYWKNTVVCYVLGAFPHFNVLNSYVQRLWGKHGINKVSILRNEIVLVRFDSEAGKNKVIEGGIYHFDNKPFIVKVWTADMEFTREQLYTMPIWIRLPGLDFKYWSPKGLSKIGSLVGKPLMVDKNTEKKTRLNFARMLIEVEMEA is encoded by the exons ATGGaggaaaaggagaagaagaaatcTGTGTGGGACAACTTTGACATCG TGTGTGAAATAGAGATAGAGGACATAAGATCGGAAATAGAATACTGGAAAAATACAGTTGTCTGCTATGTCCTTGGGGCTTTCCCACATTTCAATGTTTTAAATAGTTATGTCCAGAGATTATGGGGGAAGCATGGCATTAACAAAGTTTCAATACTAAGGAATGAAATTGTGTTGGTGAGATTTGACTCAGAAGCGGGGAAGAATAAGGTTATTGAAGGTGGAATATACCATTTTGACAACAAGCCATTCATAGTCAAAGTTTGGACAGCAGACATGGAGTTCACGCGTGAGCAGCTATACACAATGCCTATATGGATACGATTACCAGGATTGGATTTTAAATATTGGAGCCCTAAAGGGTTGAGTAAAATAGGAAGTTTAGTAGGGAAACCTCTTATGGTTGATAAGAACACAGAAAAAAAGACTAGGCTTAATTTTGCTCGCATGTTGATTGAGGTGGAAATGGAAGCATAA
- the LOC104102978 gene encoding protein NUCLEAR FUSION DEFECTIVE 4-like produces the protein MESSKWLAAVASIWIQCSSGASYTFGIYSPVLKSTQAYDQSTLDTVSVFKDIGANAGILSGLLYTAVAANPTVNRGRLSFLHGGPWVVHLAGAVQCFAGYFFMWLAVTGIIHRPPVAIMSLFMFIAAHAQTFLNTANVVAAVQNFPDHSGTIVGIMKGFLGLSGAILIQVYQTLSNGNPSSLILMLALLPTIVTLVLMFLVRVHQTPSRNEEKHLHGFLLLSLVIAAYLLLLRILENVFVFPQWATIITFLVLLALLCSPISVAFKAQRVDLERLPPSITSSSSLLIDEPELDSPNKLTVGYLRDYDEVPTESVQHKASSILQPNEQKNLWQAMCTIDFWFLFVAMICGMGSGLATINNISQIGESLGYTTLARSTLVSFWSIWNFLGRLGAGYVSDIFLLRRGWPRPLFMVFTLAAMTVGHVIIASGFPGNLYVGSLLVGICYGSQWSLMPTITKEIFGVVHMGTIFNTISIASPVGSYILSVRVIGYIYDKEVSGEGNSCFGTHCFMLSYFILASVSLFGVLVALALFYRTRRFYSRVLLC, from the exons ATGGAGAGTAGCAAATGGCTAGCAGCAGTGGCTAGCATATGGATCCAGTGTAGCAGCGGCGCATCATACACCTTCGGTATCTACTCCCCTGTGCTCAAGTCCACCCAAGCTTACGATCAATCCACTCTCGATACCGTCTCTGTCTTCAAAGATATCGGCGCTAACGCCGGAATTCTCTCCGGCCTCCTTTATACGGCTGTCGCCGCCAATCCCACGGTCAACCGAGGCCGTTTGTCATTTCTCCACGGTGGGCCATGGGTTGTCCATCTGGCTGGGGCTGTCCAGTGCTTTGCCGGTTACTTCTTCATGTGGCTCGCCGTCACCGGAATCATACACAGGCCGCCTGTGGCTATTATGTCCCTGTTCATGTTCATCGCTGCTCATGCTCAGACTTTTCTTAATACTGCTAATGTCGTTGCTGCCGTTCAAAACTTCCCGGACCACAGTGGCACTATTGTTGGTATCATGAAG GGTTTTCTTGGCTTGAGTGGAGCGATTCTAATACAAGTGTATCAAACCTTATCGAATGGCAACCCGAGCTCTCTAATATTGATGCTTGCATTGCTGCCGACCATAGTTACTCTGGTGCTCATGTTTTTGGTGAGAGTCCATCAGACACCTTCAAGAAATGAGGAGAAACATCTGCATGGCTTCTTATTACTTTCTTTAGTTATTGCTGCATATCTACTGCTCTTAAGAATCTTGGAGAATGTCTTTGTCTTCCCACAGTGGGCAACCATTATTACATTTTTGGTTCTCCTTGCTCTACTCTGTTCTCCTATTAGTGTCGCATTCAAGGCCCAAAGGGTTGATCTAGAGAGACTGCCTCCATCAATCACATCTTCTAGTTCTCTATTGATAGATGAACCTGAATTGGATAGTCCTAATAAATTGACTGTTGGATATCTTAGGGATTATGATGAAGTGCCTACAGAGTCAGTCCAGCATAAGGCTAGCTCTATCTTGCAGCCTAATGAACAAAAAAATTTGTGGCAAGCCATGTGCACCATAGACTTTTGGTTTCTATTTGTTGCTATGATATGTGGGATGGGATCAGGACTAGCCACAATAAATAACATTAGCCAGATTGGGGAATCACTTGGTTACACAACATTGGCGAGAAGTACATTAGTTTCTTTCTGGAGTATATGGAATTTTCTTGGCCGTCTTGGAGCTGGATATGTATCAGATATATTCCTACTCAGGAGAGGGTGGCCAAGGCCATTATTCATGGTCTTTACTCTAGCAGCAATGACTGTTGGCCATGTAATTATCGCTTCAGGTTTTCCCGGAAATCTGTATGTGGGTTCACTGCTAGTAGGCATCTGCTATGGCTCGCAGTGGTCGTTGATGCCTACCATAACTAAAGAGATATTTGGCGTGGTCCATATGGGTACAATTTTCAACACAATTTCCATAGCTAGTCCTGTGGGATCTTATATACTATCTGTCAGAGTAATCGGCTATATTTATGACAAAGAGGTATCAGGAGAAGGAAATTCGTGCTTTGGCACTCACTGCTTCATGTTATCTTATTTCATATTAGCATCTGTAAGTCTTTTTGGAGTTTTAGTTGCCTTGGCATTGTTTTATAGGACGAGAAGGTTCTATTCTCGTGTGCTGTTATGTTGA